Proteins from one Buchnera aphidicola (Diuraphis noxia) genomic window:
- a CDS encoding assimilatory sulfite reductase (NADPH) flavoprotein subunit — MKNQKIFDLLAPLGLEQLNFLKQLEDTCSDLQCAWLSGYFWKIANKDSNSISLKENQNNKDTIITIISASQTGNAKLLSQRLHEYLTKNNIKNRLIDAINYKFKKIKNEKILILIISTQGEGEPPEEALSFYKFLMSTQVPKLNFLYYSIFGLGDISYDLFCQAGKDFDKRLKELGANSLLDRFDADIEYENDYNKWSKKLLSIINEKNIINNFSIKNFSQKNNFVNSVIFYNKTNPAIASISKNQKITGRYSKKDVRHIEIDINDLNISYTPGDALGVWYQNDTNLIKKILKSLSINESEKINLKEHIITIYDALKNSFELTVNTKNIVRKYADFSKNNFLKNIVSDEIKLNQYVINTPLVSMIYDNPSKISSDQLISFLRPLRPRLYSIASSQAEINDEIHITVGVVQKIFSNCIYLGGASGYLSQSLKSNNKIKIFIEINNNFRLPIDKTTPIIMIASGTGIAPFRAFMQQRDNDGSTGKNWIFFGNPHFTEDFLYQIEWQEYIKKGLLTKMSLAWSQDQKNKIYIQDKIKEHGNEVWSWIEHGAQIYVCGNASKMAKDVELALLDIIAKNGNMNIEDANEFLNNLRIKKRYKRDVY; from the coding sequence ATGAAAAATCAAAAAATTTTTGATCTTTTAGCTCCATTAGGATTAGAACAATTAAATTTCTTAAAACAGTTAGAAGATACTTGTTCTGATCTTCAATGCGCATGGTTATCAGGTTATTTTTGGAAAATTGCAAATAAAGATTCTAACTCTATTTCTTTGAAAGAAAATCAAAATAATAAAGATACAATAATTACTATTATTTCAGCTTCTCAAACTGGTAATGCAAAATTATTATCTCAACGACTTCATGAATATTTAACAAAAAATAATATAAAAAATCGTTTAATAGATGCTATAAATTATAAATTTAAAAAAATAAAAAATGAAAAAATACTAATTTTAATTATTTCGACTCAAGGTGAAGGTGAACCTCCAGAAGAAGCGTTATCTTTTTACAAATTTTTAATGTCAACACAAGTACCAAAATTAAATTTTTTGTATTATAGTATTTTTGGGTTAGGAGATATATCTTATGATTTGTTTTGCCAAGCAGGAAAAGATTTTGATAAAAGATTAAAAGAATTAGGCGCAAACTCTTTATTAGATAGATTTGATGCTGATATTGAATATGAAAATGATTATAATAAATGGTCTAAAAAACTGTTATCCATTATTAATGAAAAAAATATCATCAATAACTTTTCTATTAAAAATTTTAGTCAAAAAAATAATTTTGTCAATTCTGTTATTTTCTATAATAAAACAAATCCTGCGATAGCTTCTATATCAAAAAATCAAAAAATAACTGGTCGATATTCTAAAAAAGATGTACGTCATATTGAAATTGATATAAATGATTTAAACATAAGTTATACTCCTGGTGATGCACTTGGTGTGTGGTATCAAAACGATACTAATTTAATAAAAAAAATATTAAAATCACTGTCTATCAATGAATCTGAAAAAATTAATCTTAAAGAGCATATTATTACAATTTATGATGCTTTGAAGAATAGTTTTGAATTGACTGTTAATACAAAAAATATAGTAAGAAAATATGCTGATTTTTCAAAAAATAATTTCTTAAAAAATATTGTTTCTGATGAAATAAAATTAAATCAATATGTTATTAACACACCCTTAGTTAGTATGATATATGATAATCCATCAAAAATATCTTCTGATCAACTTATTAGTTTTTTACGTCCTTTAAGACCTCGATTATATTCTATTGCTTCATCGCAAGCAGAAATAAACGATGAAATTCATATTACAGTCGGTGTTGTACAAAAAATTTTTTCTAATTGTATATATTTAGGTGGTGCCTCTGGTTATCTTTCACAATCTTTAAAATCAAATAATAAAATAAAAATTTTCATTGAAATTAATAATAATTTTCGTTTACCTATAGATAAAACTACACCCATTATAATGATTGCGTCAGGAACAGGAATTGCGCCTTTTCGTGCTTTTATGCAACAACGAGATAACGATGGTTCTACAGGAAAAAACTGGATATTTTTTGGAAATCCTCACTTTACAGAAGATTTTCTATATCAAATAGAGTGGCAAGAATATATAAAAAAAGGTTTACTCACTAAAATGAGTTTAGCTTGGTCACAAGATCAAAAAAATAAAATATACATACAAGATAAAATAAAAGAACATGGAAACGAAGTTTGGTCTTGGATAGAACATGGTGCTCAAATATATGTATGCGGAAATGCTTCAAAAATGGCTAAAGATGTTGAACTAGCATTATTAGATATCATTGCTAAAAATGGTAATATGAATATTGAAGATGCTAATGAATTTTTAAACAATTTACGTATCAAGAAACGCTATAAAAGAGATGTATATTAA
- a CDS encoding 5'-3' exonuclease: MSQKQAPVIIIDGNLYLYTAYYGFNHFKNIKGKPYGAIYGMLKMIDNILKKYNHSKKLIIIFDSFKTTFRKKIFKEYKNNRSPMPNALYVQIQPLLKILQDIGIKILSIPGIEADDIIGSLAYKLEKEGDKVLIASHDKDMLQLVTENISILNKKKISDHIRNNKTRIWY; this comes from the coding sequence ATGTCGCAAAAACAAGCACCCGTTATAATAATAGATGGAAATTTATATTTATATACCGCTTATTATGGATTTAATCATTTCAAAAACATAAAAGGAAAACCATATGGAGCTATATATGGAATGCTAAAAATGATAGATAACATTTTAAAAAAATATAATCATTCCAAAAAACTCATTATTATTTTTGATTCATTTAAAACAACATTTAGAAAAAAAATATTTAAAGAATATAAAAACAATAGATCCCCTATGCCAAATGCATTATATGTTCAAATTCAACCTTTACTTAAAATATTACAAGACATTGGCATTAAAATATTAAGTATTCCAGGAATAGAAGCAGATGATATTATTGGAAGTTTGGCATATAAATTAGAAAAAGAAGGAGATAAAGTATTAATTGCAAGCCATGACAAAGACATGTTGCAACTAGTCACAGAAAATATTAGTATTTTAAATAAAAAAAAAATATCTGATCACATCAGAAACAATAAAACACGAATATGGTATTAA
- a CDS encoding 5'-3' exonuclease H3TH domain-containing protein produces MPGVPKIGKKTALFLIKQFSSIENIYCNIQKIPLLPFRNAKNVTIQLKNYKKLAFLSYKLVKIKIDIPINITSKDMFLNTCHTENLFKFFNTIF; encoded by the coding sequence ATCCCAGGTGTTCCTAAAATAGGCAAAAAAACTGCATTATTTTTAATCAAACAGTTTTCTAGCATTGAAAATATTTATTGTAATATTCAAAAAATACCACTTTTACCTTTTCGAAATGCTAAAAATGTTACAATCCAACTTAAAAATTATAAAAAATTAGCTTTTCTTTCATACAAACTAGTAAAAATCAAAATAGATATTCCTATTAATATAACGTCAAAAGATATGTTTTTAAACACATGTCATACTGAAAATTTATTCAAATTTTTTAATACTATTTTTTGA
- the yihA gene encoding ribosome biogenesis GTP-binding protein YihA/YsxC, whose amino-acid sequence MKILHLLNYHKTKFLKSYSKTNDIEIQDGIEIGFFGYSNSGKSSVINSLTNQKKLARFSKIPGRTQLINVFEVVSGFRIVDLPGYGYSEVPLFLKNKIKKMIYNYLEKRTQLKCLVLLMDIRHPFKVLDQDIINIAIYNKIFVLVLLNKCDKFKKNQQRIQLCKVYKKLHVLLKKSFQVQLFSSLKKIGIKELKLNLNTFYQKHIIIKNSIFSKNSIKKFE is encoded by the coding sequence ATGAAAATTTTGCATTTATTGAACTATCATAAAACAAAATTTTTAAAAAGTTATTCGAAAACTAATGATATAGAAATTCAAGATGGTATTGAAATTGGATTTTTTGGTTATTCTAATTCAGGAAAATCTAGTGTCATTAATTCATTAACTAATCAAAAAAAATTAGCTCGTTTCAGTAAAATTCCTGGAAGAACTCAATTAATTAATGTTTTTGAGGTAGTTTCAGGTTTTAGAATAGTTGATCTTCCAGGATATGGTTATTCTGAAGTGCCCTTGTTTTTGAAAAATAAAATAAAAAAAATGATATATAATTATTTAGAAAAGCGGACACAACTCAAATGTTTAGTGTTATTAATGGATATTCGACATCCTTTTAAAGTTCTTGATCAGGATATAATCAATATTGCAATATATAATAAAATTTTTGTTTTAGTGTTATTAAACAAATGTGATAAATTTAAAAAAAATCAACAACGAATTCAATTATGTAAAGTATATAAAAAACTACATGTATTATTAAAAAAATCTTTTCAAGTTCAATTGTTTTCATCTCTAAAAAAGATAGGTATTAAAGAATTAAAATTAAATTTAAATACATTTTATCAAAAACATATCATAATAAAAAATTCAATTTTTTCAAAAAATAGTATTAAAAAATTTGAATAA